In a single window of the Melioribacteraceae bacterium genome:
- a CDS encoding branched-chain amino acid aminotransferase has protein sequence MSEPVKAVEEKRLKVNLPDNLVFGKVFSEHCFEMDYDSTKGGWQKPIIKKLTDLQLHPAAMVFHYGQALFEGMKAYKQVDGKIALFRPYKNAERFNRSAARLSMPQVDIELFISQLKELILLDQNWIPEKPGYSLYIRPFMIATEPCFGVRQSEMYKFIILLSPVGPYYPEGFKPVPIMATDNYVRAVKRGTGEAKAAGNYAAGLIAQTEAKKEGYSQILWLDAIEHKYIEEVGAMNIFVRFKDEVATPMLSGSILSGVTRMSVIELLKDWNYNISERQISIDEIVEAYDKGDLLEIFGSGTAAVISAVSKLKYHDKVLQFSDIEPGQLTLKLYNELTGIQYGTIPDRFGWVVQI, from the coding sequence ATGAGCGAACCAGTTAAAGCAGTTGAGGAAAAAAGATTAAAAGTTAATTTGCCCGATAATTTAGTTTTTGGTAAAGTTTTTAGTGAACATTGTTTTGAGATGGATTACGATTCAACAAAAGGGGGATGGCAAAAACCCATAATTAAAAAATTAACCGATTTACAGCTTCATCCAGCGGCAATGGTTTTCCACTATGGGCAGGCTCTGTTCGAAGGGATGAAAGCTTACAAACAAGTTGACGGTAAAATTGCACTGTTCCGCCCATATAAGAATGCCGAAAGATTTAACCGTTCTGCCGCCCGGCTCTCGATGCCACAGGTAGATATAGAACTTTTCATTAGTCAACTTAAAGAGTTAATTCTGCTCGATCAAAATTGGATTCCCGAAAAACCGGGATATTCTTTATATATCCGCCCATTCATGATTGCAACCGAACCATGCTTTGGAGTGCGTCAATCAGAAATGTATAAATTTATAATTTTACTTAGTCCGGTTGGGCCCTACTATCCCGAAGGTTTTAAACCCGTTCCGATTATGGCTACAGATAATTATGTACGCGCGGTTAAAAGAGGCACCGGAGAAGCTAAAGCCGCCGGTAATTATGCGGCTGGATTAATTGCTCAAACCGAAGCAAAAAAAGAGGGTTATTCACAAATTCTTTGGCTCGATGCAATTGAACATAAATATATCGAAGAAGTTGGAGCAATGAATATTTTTGTTCGTTTTAAAGATGAAGTTGCCACACCAATGCTTTCGGGTTCAATACTTTCGGGTGTTACACGAATGTCTGTAATCGAATTGCTAAAAGATTGGAATTATAATATTTCCGAAAGACAAATATCTATTGATGAAATTGTTGAAGCTTACGATAAAGGCGATTTGTTAGAAATTTTTGGAAGCGGTACCGCCGCAGTTATCTCTGCAGTAAGTAAATTAAAATACCACGATAAAGTTCTTCAATTCAGCGATATAGAACCGGGTCAATTAACTCTAAAATTGTATAATGAGTTGACCGGAATTCAATATGGCACAATACCGGATCGTTTCGGCTGGGTAGTTCAAATCTAA
- the rpmA gene encoding 50S ribosomal protein L27, whose amino-acid sequence MAHKKGQGSSKNGRDSNPQYLGVKAWGGQKVTAGSILVRQKGTNFHPGENVKLAGDHSLFATMDGFVKFEVKRNNRKYISISDTKN is encoded by the coding sequence ATGGCACATAAAAAAGGTCAAGGTTCATCAAAAAACGGTCGTGATAGTAATCCGCAATATTTAGGCGTTAAAGCTTGGGGCGGACAGAAAGTTACAGCCGGTTCTATTTTGGTTCGTCAAAAGGGAACAAATTTTCATCCAGGCGAAAATGTAAAATTAGCCGGTGATCATTCTCTTTTTGCTACAATGGATGGTTTTGTGAAATTTGAAGTTAAAAGAAATAACCGAAAATATATCAGTATTAGTGATACAAAAAATTAA
- a CDS encoding ATP-binding protein yields the protein MSHIVYERDVISDPELLPELENYIVEIAKTHNVPEEKINNLALSFSEAASNGMSHGNRLDKEKKINIKVVISDSEFLVKIKDQGKGFKLDEVPDPTKLENILKDSGRGIHIMKSFLDGLTYNITPSGTEVSLSISLK from the coding sequence TTGTCTCATATAGTTTATGAAAGGGATGTGATTAGCGATCCGGAATTACTGCCGGAATTAGAGAATTATATAGTTGAAATTGCTAAAACACATAATGTACCCGAAGAAAAGATCAATAATTTAGCTCTCTCTTTTTCTGAAGCTGCTTCCAATGGAATGTCTCATGGAAATAGGCTTGATAAAGAAAAAAAGATAAATATAAAGGTAGTAATCAGCGATTCCGAATTCCTCGTAAAAATTAAAGATCAAGGCAAGGGTTTTAAACTTGATGAAGTTCCCGATCCTACAAAGCTGGAGAATATTTTAAAGGATAGCGGACGAGGCATTCATATCATGAAATCTTTTCTCGACGGCCTAACTTACAATATTACCCCTTCCGGAACAGAAGTATCTCTTTCAATATCATTAAAGTAG
- a CDS encoding alkaline phosphatase: MKKLLAISILLFLSTISAQNSTRPKNIIILIGDGMGLPQVSASVLSMKNDPFKKFKHIGLINTCSADKLVTDSAAGATAFAAGKRTANSKLGIDTEGNILESIFEIAKKRKKSTGVIATSSLTNATPAAFMVHKDSRHKQFEIAEQISKSNTDILIGAGTDYFLPKSLGGKRDDDKNIADSMKNMGYHVITDSTQINNLPDKNKLLALLGSYQLPKGEERNYNLGELTEHAIKSLNKNKKGFVLMVEGSRIDWSAEANDRDYFYSEQIDFNNAINEALNFASKDKNTLVIVLADHDTGAMGIRTKEADSDKLGIVWGTKFHTANLVGVFSFGPASKNFVGILENWEVGKKLIDLVK, from the coding sequence ATGAAAAAACTATTAGCTATCTCTATTTTATTATTTTTATCCACCATTTCAGCGCAAAATTCAACAAGGCCAAAAAATATTATTATACTTATTGGTGATGGAATGGGACTTCCCCAAGTATCGGCCTCCGTATTATCTATGAAAAATGATCCATTCAAAAAATTTAAACATATCGGGTTAATAAATACTTGTTCAGCCGATAAATTAGTTACCGATTCAGCGGCCGGAGCAACCGCCTTTGCCGCCGGAAAAAGAACGGCAAATTCAAAACTGGGTATTGACACTGAAGGTAATATTCTTGAAAGTATCTTTGAGATTGCAAAGAAGAGAAAAAAATCAACCGGCGTTATAGCAACAAGTTCATTAACTAACGCAACTCCCGCGGCATTTATGGTTCATAAGGATTCACGACATAAGCAATTTGAGATTGCGGAACAGATTTCTAAAAGTAATACAGATATTTTAATTGGCGCTGGCACCGATTATTTTTTGCCCAAATCACTTGGAGGAAAAAGAGACGATGATAAGAATATTGCGGATTCAATGAAGAATATGGGATACCATGTAATCACCGATTCAACTCAAATAAATAATTTGCCCGATAAAAATAAATTACTAGCACTTCTCGGAAGTTATCAATTACCAAAAGGAGAAGAAAGAAATTATAATTTAGGGGAACTAACAGAGCATGCTATTAAATCATTGAATAAAAATAAAAAGGGATTTGTATTGATGGTTGAGGGTTCAAGAATTGATTGGTCGGCGGAAGCAAATGACCGGGATTATTTTTATAGTGAGCAAATCGATTTCAATAACGCAATTAATGAAGCATTAAATTTTGCAAGCAAAGATAAAAATACATTGGTAATTGTTTTAGCAGATCATGATACCGGTGCGATGGGAATAAGAACTAAAGAAGCTGATTCGGATAAATTAGGAATTGTTTGGGGTACAAAATTTCATACAGCGAACCTGGTTGGTGTTTTTTCATTTGGCCCAGCATCGAAAAATTTTGTGGGAATATTGGAGAATTGGGAAGTGGGGAAAAAATTAATTGATTTAGTTAAATAA
- a CDS encoding universal stress protein — MLFKKIGLALTFSPTSIALLAEVNRLQRLFDSEIVLIHAGEQNSESEQKMKRIITESGLDPNCYTLHWKKGEPVKVILNACEEKKVDLLVSGALEKENFLKYYLGSVARTLVREATCSMLLLPHPLIDPKPFKNIAVSFDYSELGEKTIKISHELSIIEQSEELTIIREFQLPGLAITISESGSTDETELQKKQMLEEEEIRLGFFIKELNLTGVKIKQVCLCGRQGWTANNYVQENGMDLFVVSSSMKRLKLFDRIFQHDLEFIIKDLPSSVLIIKSSDYLE; from the coding sequence ATGTTATTTAAAAAAATTGGATTAGCGCTCACATTTTCGCCAACTAGCATAGCATTACTGGCAGAAGTCAACCGACTGCAAAGACTCTTTGATTCAGAAATTGTTTTAATTCATGCGGGGGAACAGAATTCCGAATCAGAACAAAAAATGAAAAGGATAATAACAGAATCTGGTTTAGATCCAAATTGTTACACGCTTCATTGGAAAAAAGGGGAACCGGTAAAAGTTATTTTAAATGCATGCGAGGAGAAAAAAGTTGATCTGCTTGTTTCGGGCGCTCTTGAGAAAGAAAATTTTTTGAAATATTACTTAGGTTCGGTTGCGCGAACTTTAGTCCGTGAAGCTACCTGCTCAATGTTATTATTACCTCATCCTTTAATAGATCCAAAACCATTCAAGAATATTGCAGTCTCGTTCGATTATTCCGAGCTGGGGGAAAAAACAATTAAAATTTCTCATGAGTTATCCATTATTGAACAGAGCGAAGAGCTTACTATTATTAGAGAATTCCAGCTACCTGGACTTGCGATCACTATTTCAGAATCGGGTTCAACAGACGAAACTGAACTTCAGAAAAAACAAATGCTTGAAGAAGAAGAAATTAGGCTGGGTTTCTTTATTAAGGAACTAAATTTAACCGGTGTGAAAATTAAGCAGGTATGTTTATGCGGTCGGCAAGGTTGGACTGCAAACAATTACGTGCAAGAAAATGGAATGGATTTATTCGTCGTTTCCTCCTCGATGAAGCGATTAAAATTGTTCGATAGAATCTTTCAGCATGATTTGGAGTTTATAATTAAGGATTTGCCCTCGAGTGTCCTTATTATCAAATCGAGCGATTATTTAGAATGA
- a CDS encoding cation:proton antiporter, whose protein sequence is MSLNENDITIFLLSIGVMLLFARSFGELFRKFRQPLIIGEIIAGIVLGPTIFGNLFPSAFSYLFESSTSSFTALSGITTMAVVMLMLVTGLEIDLGLTLRQGKAASSISTLGFIFPFLVGFGIAYLAPETLGINNPDMRLVFALFIGVALSITALPVVAKVLMDLKIFKTDVGFVIITSAMINDLIGWIIFSLILGMMGKHAHGMELHWLIITLFSFVFLILIVGRKIINLLIPYLNKFTSYPGGVLNFIFILGFLCAAFTEYIGIHAIFGAFIIGIAIGDSNHLKEETREMIHQFVTNIFAPLFFVAIGLRVNFIDNFDLLLVSIFLILAFVGKVVGSGLGAYFGGKSFDDCMVIGFGMNARGAMEIILGLLALQSGLITEKVFVALVIMALVTSITSAPLMNIFLKRRKYKFSLEGLLKSSHTITTHNASKKEVIKELCELISKKEKLDGYKVFNEVWMREEEMSTGIINGFAVPHARLPIQKPVIGLAINKEGIEFDSMDKQLTNLVFLILIPQNEPEIQLKLIAEISKKFNNADFTKELIQQNDPELIIKKIKEQT, encoded by the coding sequence ATGAGTTTAAACGAAAACGACATAACCATTTTTTTACTTAGTATTGGAGTGATGCTTCTTTTTGCTCGCAGTTTCGGTGAGTTATTCCGAAAATTTAGGCAGCCGCTCATTATTGGTGAAATAATAGCAGGTATTGTTCTAGGTCCTACAATATTTGGTAATTTATTCCCCTCGGCTTTTTCATATCTATTTGAGAGTTCCACCTCATCATTCACTGCATTGAGCGGTATAACTACAATGGCTGTTGTGATGTTAATGTTAGTCACCGGATTAGAGATTGATTTAGGCCTCACGCTGAGACAGGGAAAAGCCGCCTCCTCAATTAGTACACTAGGTTTTATATTCCCATTTTTAGTTGGATTTGGAATTGCTTACCTCGCGCCAGAAACTTTAGGAATCAATAACCCGGATATGAGATTAGTGTTCGCGCTATTTATAGGTGTTGCATTATCAATAACAGCATTACCCGTCGTTGCTAAAGTATTAATGGATCTTAAAATATTTAAGACTGATGTTGGTTTTGTGATTATTACTTCGGCAATGATAAATGATTTGATTGGTTGGATTATTTTTTCGTTGATTTTAGGAATGATGGGGAAACACGCTCATGGAATGGAACTGCATTGGTTGATTATAACTTTATTTTCATTCGTATTTTTAATTTTAATAGTTGGAAGAAAAATTATTAATCTCTTGATACCATATTTGAATAAATTTACTTCTTATCCCGGAGGAGTACTGAACTTTATTTTTATACTCGGATTCCTCTGCGCGGCTTTTACTGAGTACATTGGAATTCACGCAATATTCGGTGCGTTCATTATTGGAATTGCTATTGGAGATTCAAATCATCTTAAGGAAGAAACTAGAGAGATGATTCACCAATTTGTGACGAATATATTTGCTCCTCTATTTTTTGTAGCTATAGGCTTGCGAGTAAATTTTATAGATAATTTTGATTTACTGCTGGTTTCAATTTTTCTTATACTCGCATTCGTTGGCAAAGTGGTTGGATCCGGATTGGGGGCATATTTCGGTGGAAAAAGTTTTGATGACTGTATGGTGATTGGTTTTGGAATGAACGCAAGAGGAGCCATGGAAATAATATTGGGTTTGCTTGCACTTCAATCGGGTCTAATTACAGAAAAAGTATTTGTCGCATTGGTTATCATGGCTTTGGTGACATCAATTACAAGCGCTCCACTTATGAATATATTTTTAAAGAGAAGGAAATATAAATTTTCCCTTGAGGGACTGCTTAAATCATCTCACACCATCACTACACATAATGCTTCAAAAAAAGAAGTTATCAAAGAATTGTGCGAGTTAATTTCTAAAAAAGAAAAACTAGATGGATATAAAGTATTTAATGAAGTATGGATGAGGGAAGAAGAAATGTCCACCGGCATAATAAATGGTTTTGCTGTACCGCATGCCCGACTGCCAATTCAGAAACCGGTGATTGGTCTTGCAATAAATAAAGAGGGAATTGAATTTGATTCTATGGATAAACAATTAACAAATCTAGTGTTTCTTATTCTTATCCCACAAAATGAACCGGAAATACAACTAAAACTAATTGCTGAAATTTCAAAGAAATTTAATAATGCCGATTTTACTAAAGAATTAATTCAACAAAATGATCCGGAATTGATTATTAAAAAAATAAAAGAGCAAACCTAA
- a CDS encoding MBL fold metallo-hydrolase, producing MKITFVGAAQTVTGSMHLVEANGIKFLLDCGMYQGKRKEAFEINKNFDLFDPSEISFVILSHAHIDHAGNLPSLVKRGFKGKIYSTFATRDLCSYMLIDSAHIQEKDVEFVNKKRKKNKQNLFEPLYVQADVLETLKRFVGLNYHQEQKLEEGISVIFYDAGHILGSSIVLLTIKENGKIIKLGFSGDLGRPNLPILRDPEKIENVDFFICESTYGGRTHEKADQSEEALAAVINKAIKRKAKIIVPAFSVGRTQEMVYSLHRIFDSKKAASIPVFVDSPLAVNATTVFRTHPECFDVETSEFLFKNEDPFGFSKLKYITDVEDSKALNNVEGPCIIISSSGMCEAGRILHHLANNIENSNNIVLMVGYSAVNTLGRKLIDGEKIVRIFGDEFQVKAEVIVMQSFSAHSDAEELLSYCKSFDKSRMQKLFLVHGEIDQQEIFRTSLEEIGFRNIVIPQKGYEISI from the coding sequence ATGAAAATCACATTTGTTGGTGCCGCACAAACTGTTACCGGTTCTATGCATTTAGTTGAAGCTAATGGTATTAAATTTTTACTCGATTGCGGTATGTATCAAGGCAAAAGAAAAGAAGCTTTCGAGATCAATAAAAATTTCGACTTATTTGATCCGTCTGAAATTAGTTTTGTTATTCTTTCGCACGCACATATTGATCATGCTGGTAATCTCCCATCTTTGGTAAAAAGAGGATTTAAAGGGAAGATTTATTCAACTTTTGCCACCCGAGATTTATGTTCGTACATGCTGATTGACAGTGCGCATATTCAGGAAAAAGATGTTGAGTTCGTTAACAAGAAAAGGAAAAAGAATAAACAAAATTTATTTGAACCTCTTTATGTGCAAGCCGACGTATTAGAAACATTAAAGAGATTTGTAGGGCTTAATTATCATCAAGAGCAAAAATTGGAAGAGGGTATTTCAGTAATATTTTATGATGCCGGACATATTCTTGGTTCTTCTATTGTTCTTCTTACAATTAAAGAGAATGGGAAAATTATTAAACTCGGATTTTCTGGCGATCTTGGAAGACCAAACTTACCTATACTTCGAGATCCAGAAAAAATTGAGAATGTTGATTTTTTTATTTGCGAAAGTACTTATGGAGGAAGAACTCACGAGAAGGCTGATCAGTCCGAAGAGGCACTTGCGGCAGTAATTAATAAAGCAATTAAAAGAAAAGCGAAAATAATAGTCCCTGCTTTTAGTGTCGGAAGAACACAAGAAATGGTTTACTCGTTACACCGAATCTTTGATTCAAAAAAAGCCGCATCAATTCCGGTATTTGTTGACAGTCCATTAGCTGTTAATGCGACTACTGTATTTAGAACTCATCCCGAATGTTTTGATGTAGAAACAAGTGAGTTCCTCTTCAAAAATGAAGATCCATTTGGATTTAGTAAATTAAAATATATCACCGATGTTGAAGACTCTAAAGCGTTAAACAATGTTGAAGGACCATGCATAATTATATCTTCTTCGGGGATGTGCGAGGCTGGAAGAATTTTGCATCATTTAGCAAATAATATTGAAAATTCCAACAATATTGTTTTGATGGTTGGTTATTCTGCTGTAAATACTTTAGGAAGAAAGTTAATAGATGGAGAAAAAATTGTTAGAATTTTCGGAGATGAATTTCAGGTTAAAGCCGAGGTTATTGTAATGCAATCTTTTAGCGCACACTCAGATGCTGAAGAATTACTGAGCTATTGCAAAAGTTTTGATAAAAGCCGGATGCAAAAGTTATTTCTAGTTCATGGTGAAATTGATCAACAGGAGATTTTTAGAACAAGTCTGGAAGAAATTGGATTTAGAAATATTGTAATCCCACAAAAAGGATATGAGATTTCTATATAA
- the pta gene encoding phosphate acetyltransferase — MAEIELLNQIRARAAQRKKTIVLPESHDERVLKAAEILTKEKTANVITIGNEEKIRTDSARIGVDLQGIRIIDPEKSDKLSDFTNIFYNKRKHKGVTIEQARETVLRDLFFAGMMVSEGMADASVSGSFATTADVTRAAIFCVGMSPGISILSSFFLMAYPNRVYSFADCAVNPNPDASQLADIAISTADNHKKLTGEEAYIAMLSFSTKGSAEHELINKVRQATAFVKERRPDLKVDGELQFDAAIVENVGKKKAPGSDVAGRANVLVFPDLNAGNIGYKIAQRLGGAEAVGPVNQGVKKPFFDLSRGCSVDDIVNTSAIACLMAD; from the coding sequence ATGGCTGAAATTGAATTATTAAATCAGATTAGAGCAAGAGCTGCTCAAAGAAAAAAAACTATCGTTTTACCCGAATCGCATGATGAAAGAGTTCTTAAAGCCGCTGAAATATTAACTAAAGAAAAAACGGCTAACGTAATTACAATTGGTAATGAAGAAAAAATTAGAACTGATTCGGCTAGAATTGGAGTAGATCTTCAAGGAATAAGAATTATTGATCCTGAAAAATCGGATAAGCTCAGTGATTTCACTAATATATTCTACAATAAAAGAAAGCATAAAGGAGTAACTATTGAGCAGGCAAGAGAAACTGTTCTCAGAGATCTATTTTTTGCCGGGATGATGGTTTCCGAAGGAATGGCGGATGCGAGTGTATCCGGCTCATTTGCGACAACTGCTGATGTTACCCGCGCGGCAATTTTTTGCGTTGGAATGTCACCAGGTATATCAATTCTTTCCAGCTTCTTTTTAATGGCATACCCCAATAGAGTTTATAGTTTTGCAGATTGCGCTGTAAATCCGAATCCGGATGCCAGCCAATTAGCCGATATCGCAATTTCGACCGCGGATAATCATAAAAAATTAACCGGAGAAGAAGCATATATCGCAATGTTATCGTTTTCAACTAAGGGAAGCGCTGAACATGAGCTAATTAATAAAGTTAGGCAAGCCACAGCATTTGTGAAAGAAAGAAGACCTGACCTTAAAGTTGATGGCGAGCTTCAGTTTGATGCGGCAATTGTTGAAAATGTTGGTAAGAAAAAAGCACCGGGCAGCGATGTTGCCGGAAGAGCGAATGTATTGGTATTCCCAGATTTAAATGCAGGTAATATTGGTTATAAAATTGCTCAAAGATTGGGCGGTGCTGAAGCTGTTGGCCCGGTAAATCAAGGTGTTAAAAAACCATTCTTTGATTTAAGCCGTGGCTGCAGTGTTGATGATATTGTAAATACCTCTGCAATTGCCTGCTTAATGGCTGATTAA
- the mdh gene encoding malate dehydrogenase: MARKKIALIGGGQIGGVLAQLIAIRQLGDVVLFDIVENLPQGKTLDIVEASRVDGFDVNMLGTNNYSDIKNSDVVIVTAGLPRKPGMSRDDLLTTNSNIMKIVAENVKEYAPNSIVIIISNPLDAMVTLFQKVSGFPHKRVIGQAGVLDSSRFATFISWELGVSVKDVNAMVLGGHGDTMVPIVRYANVNGIPVMELLERKYGDVKKAKEVMKAMVERTKQAGGEVVNLLKTGSAFYSPASSAVSMAEAIIYDERRILPTCAYLTGEFGVEGYYVGVPAILGSNGVEKIIDFGLDSEEKAAFDHSVKAVKDLVEDMKRLGF; this comes from the coding sequence ATGGCAAGAAAAAAAATAGCATTAATTGGAGGCGGCCAAATAGGGGGTGTTTTAGCGCAGCTTATCGCAATTAGGCAATTGGGTGATGTAGTATTATTTGATATAGTCGAAAATTTACCTCAAGGTAAAACATTAGATATAGTTGAAGCTTCGCGTGTTGATGGTTTTGATGTTAACATGCTTGGAACCAACAATTATTCTGACATAAAAAATTCTGATGTTGTAATTGTAACCGCAGGTTTACCTAGAAAACCTGGAATGAGTCGTGATGATCTACTAACCACTAATTCCAATATCATGAAGATTGTAGCCGAGAATGTAAAAGAATATGCACCAAACTCTATTGTTATTATTATTTCTAATCCTTTAGATGCAATGGTAACATTATTTCAAAAAGTAAGCGGATTTCCTCACAAGAGAGTAATTGGTCAAGCTGGAGTACTCGATTCAAGCAGGTTTGCTACTTTTATTTCGTGGGAATTAGGAGTTTCAGTAAAAGATGTAAATGCAATGGTTCTTGGTGGTCATGGTGATACGATGGTACCAATTGTTAGATATGCGAATGTGAATGGCATCCCGGTAATGGAATTGTTGGAGCGAAAATATGGAGATGTTAAAAAAGCCAAAGAAGTAATGAAAGCAATGGTTGAACGAACAAAACAAGCTGGAGGTGAAGTAGTAAATTTGCTCAAAACTGGCTCGGCTTTTTATTCTCCAGCATCATCAGCGGTATCGATGGCAGAAGCTATTATTTACGATGAAAGAAGGATACTCCCCACGTGCGCATACTTAACCGGGGAATTTGGAGTTGAAGGATATTATGTTGGAGTTCCTGCAATTTTAGGTAGTAATGGTGTAGAGAAAATAATTGATTTTGGTTTAGATTCAGAAGAGAAAGCCGCTTTTGACCACTCAGTTAAAGCTGTTAAAGATTTGGTTGAAGATATGAAACGATTAGGATTTTAG
- a CDS encoding AI-2E family transporter — protein sequence MSTTRTKRVIAVSASIIVLLAGIYLFANILAILIVSVLITLIFDPLVTFIEKRGFNRGLATLSVFITMGFFIYAGISLVIPKILNQFSDISSAFSQDNINILLLKIESKIEKVIPFIGSYNLSSRAGGFIQNYFTNFVSNISEFIYNLISILAIAVIVPFLTFYMLKDKKALFSGILDLMPNKYFEVSYAVLRKITIQLSKFVRSWIFDAAIVGFCIGVGVHFLGIDNSTSIGFIAGIGHLIPYFGPVIGGLPALLIALIQFGDFSMLPSIVLLFAIIYTLDNGFLQPKIFSKSTDIHPIVIILLILIGSELLGIFGMLLAVPTATVVKTASREIYIGYKNYKIIKM from the coding sequence ATGAGCACTACAAGAACAAAAAGAGTTATTGCGGTTTCTGCTTCAATTATAGTTTTGCTCGCCGGAATTTATCTGTTCGCAAATATACTTGCCATACTTATAGTATCGGTTCTAATCACCTTAATCTTTGATCCTCTCGTTACTTTTATTGAAAAACGGGGATTTAACCGGGGCTTGGCAACTCTCTCAGTTTTTATAACAATGGGCTTTTTTATTTATGCCGGTATTTCACTTGTCATACCCAAAATTTTAAATCAATTCAGTGATATCTCGTCAGCTTTCTCCCAAGATAATATCAATATCCTATTGCTCAAAATTGAATCTAAGATTGAGAAGGTAATTCCATTTATCGGCTCTTATAATCTTTCCAGCAGGGCTGGTGGATTCATCCAAAACTATTTCACAAACTTTGTTAGTAACATTAGCGAATTTATTTATAATCTCATCTCAATATTAGCGATCGCGGTTATTGTTCCCTTCTTAACATTTTATATGCTGAAAGATAAAAAAGCTTTATTCAGCGGAATACTTGACCTAATGCCTAATAAATATTTTGAAGTCTCTTATGCTGTACTCAGAAAAATTACAATTCAGCTCAGCAAGTTTGTTCGAAGCTGGATTTTTGACGCAGCAATTGTCGGATTCTGTATTGGCGTTGGCGTACATTTTCTTGGGATAGATAATTCTACTTCAATCGGGTTTATAGCTGGAATTGGACACTTAATTCCTTATTTCGGACCCGTGATTGGAGGACTTCCCGCATTACTTATTGCGTTAATTCAGTTTGGTGATTTTTCGATGCTGCCAAGTATTGTTTTGCTCTTTGCTATTATATATACACTTGATAATGGTTTTCTTCAGCCAAAAATATTTTCAAAGAGTACCGACATTCATCCAATAGTAATAATTCTACTTATACTTATTGGTAGTGAATTACTTGGCATTTTTGGAATGCTTTTAGCGGTTCCTACAGCAACCGTGGTAAAAACAGCATCGCGTGAAATTTATATTGGCTATAAGAATTATAAAATTATAAAGATGTAA
- the rplU gene encoding 50S ribosomal protein L21 produces the protein MFAVVDIAGQQFKVMENKKYYVPRLKAEPDSNVTFDSVLLLNNDTTTTIGTPFVPSVKVEAKVLEHLKDDKVIVFKKKRRISYRRKKGHRQQLTRIEVTKIA, from the coding sequence ATGTTTGCGGTTGTTGATATCGCCGGGCAACAGTTCAAAGTAATGGAAAACAAGAAGTATTATGTTCCTCGTTTAAAAGCTGAACCCGATAGTAATGTAACTTTTGATTCTGTTCTTTTATTAAATAATGATACTACAACTACAATTGGAACACCTTTCGTTCCTAGTGTAAAAGTTGAAGCAAAAGTATTAGAACACCTAAAAGATGATAAAGTGATTGTTTTTAAGAAAAAAAGAAGAATTTCTTATCGACGTAAAAAAGGTCATAGACAACAATTAACAAGAATAGAAGTTACTAAGATAGCTTAG
- a CDS encoding glutathione peroxidase, whose amino-acid sequence MTDNIKDIVVKDIDGKEVKLGEYSGKVLLIVNVASKCGYTKQYTGLQAIYDKYKEKGFEILAFPCNDFGGQEPGSNEEIKEFCTGNFNVSFPLFDKVKVLGDDKSPLYDRLVNSSKVEKGDIKWNFEKFIIDKKGNIVDRFRSKVTPEGEEITKAIERELNKS is encoded by the coding sequence ATGACAGACAACATCAAGGATATAGTGGTCAAGGATATTGATGGAAAAGAGGTCAAGTTAGGTGAGTATTCAGGTAAAGTGCTTTTAATAGTTAACGTTGCAAGCAAGTGTGGTTATACAAAACAATATACCGGGCTCCAAGCCATTTATGATAAGTATAAAGAAAAAGGATTTGAGATACTTGCGTTTCCATGCAATGATTTCGGCGGACAAGAACCTGGTTCTAATGAAGAAATAAAGGAATTTTGCACCGGTAATTTTAATGTATCTTTTCCACTCTTCGATAAAGTTAAAGTCTTGGGTGATGATAAATCTCCTCTATACGATCGCTTAGTTAATAGTAGTAAAGTTGAGAAGGGGGATATCAAGTGGAATTTTGAAAAATTTATTATTGATAAAAAAGGAAACATTGTTGATAGATTCAGAAGTAAAGTTACACCGGAAGGGGAAGAGATTACTAAAGCTATTGAGAGAGAACTAAACAAATCATAA